A window from Oncorhynchus mykiss isolate Arlee chromosome 9, USDA_OmykA_1.1, whole genome shotgun sequence encodes these proteins:
- the LOC118936388 gene encoding pro-thyrotropin-releasing hormone-A-like: MKSTCLIILVSLAVCNLTVARGQSIPDQEKTGDRQIDDIILQRAEGILLRSILKMTEDEDGVNEALSSQPEWLVKRQHPGKREEDEDEDSGEVQKRQHPGKREDEIDSFVELQKTQHPGKRSMLEQITENSAFLSELSKRQHPGKRYLMMYSKRQHPGRRDVDDESDEGDLQELEKRQHPGKRYWYNMSPDLGANSPCDVLDPGCSKANLLLELLDNVTKSRAAEKRQHPGKRSAPDEDLTERE; encoded by the exons ATGAAGTCCACCTGCCTGATCATTCTGGTATCTCTGGCAGTCTGCAACCTGACCGTGGCTCGAGGACAGAGCATCCCCGATCAAGAGAAAACGGGAGACCGGCAGATAGACGACATCATCCTACAGAGGGCCGAGGGCATCCTGCTCCGCTCCATTCTAAAAATGACAGAGGATGAGGATGGTGTGAATG AGGCATTGTCCTCTCAGCCAGAGTGGCTAGTGAAGCGGCAACACCCTGGTAAACgagaggaggacgaggacgaAGACTCAGGGGAGGTCCAGAAAAGACAGCACCCAGGAAAACGTGAAGACGAAATTGACTCTTTTGTGGAGCTCCAGAAAACGCAGCATCCAGGCAAGCGCTCAATGCTGGAGCAGATTACAGAGAACTCCGCATTTCTAAGTGAACTCTCCAAACGGCAGCACCCGGGCAAGCGCTACCTGATGATGTACAGCAAGCGCCAGCATCCTGGCAGGCGAGATGTGGACGACGAGTCAGACGAAGGGGACCTCCAGGAGTTGGAGAAGCGCCAGCATCCCGGCAAACGTTACTGGTATAACATGAGTCCGGATTTGGGCGCCAACAGTCCCTGTGACGTGCTGGACCCTGGCTGCAGTAAAGCCAACCTGTTGCTCGAGCTGTTAGACAACGTGACAAAGAGTCGCGCCGCGGAGAAGAGACAGCACCCGGGCAAAAGGTCCGCACCTGACGAGGATTTGACTGAACGGGAGTGA